The following coding sequences are from one Rhinoraja longicauda isolate Sanriku21f chromosome 7, sRhiLon1.1, whole genome shotgun sequence window:
- the LOC144595454 gene encoding LOW QUALITY PROTEIN: P2Y purinoceptor 8-like (The sequence of the model RefSeq protein was modified relative to this genomic sequence to represent the inferred CDS: deleted 2 bases in 1 codon; substituted 1 base at 1 genomic stop codon), which produces MLIFLVXVTSCSLVFQKSKPRITSRAPDDLDMNITGLDTETLEMLNSDAVRIIIPTVYLAVIIIGLPSNVISCSLLCFYTRPKTPLVIFMINLAITDLLLAIFLPFQIAYHLNHSNWVFGKSHCTFVTTLFYANMYCSILTMTFISIERYVGVVHPIWYKAGWGSKHAVIACLGIWATLLIVLLPFEYSDLTFDVRELNITTCFDVLKRNMLPDQNAWGLFLFTLFVLLFLIPFTITIVCYVLVILKLSRTSDHATAHKKKRAVLLAVTVLLVFITCFAPSNITLLIHIILRFAYDTGCYTAYKLTLSLSCVNSCLNPFIFCFASTEFQKRVYRLFNWRQPHQQQDRSMLPSRRLSSGKS; this is translated from the exons ATGCTCATATTCTTGGTATAAGTAACTAGTTGTTCACTTGTTTTT CAGAAGTCAAAGCCTCGTATCACCAGCCGGGCACCAGATGACTTGGACATGAATATTACAGGGTTGGACACTGAAACGCTGGAAATGCTGAACAGTGACGCCGTGAGGATCATCATTCCCACTGTTTACCTGGCCGTTATCATCATCGGCCTGCCCAGCAATGTTATCTCCTGCTCACTGCTTTGCTTCTACACACGACCCAAGACTCCCTTGGTCATCTTCATGATCAACCTGGCCATCACCGACCTTCTGCTCGCCATCTTCCTCCCCTTCCAGATCGCCTACCACCTCAACCACAGCAACTGGGTCTTCGGCAAGAGCCATTGCACCTTTGTCACCACCTTGTTCTACGCCAACATGTACTGCTCCATCTTGACGATGACGTTCATCAGCATTGAGCGCTATGTTGGGGTGGTCCACCCCATCTGGTACAAAGCAGGGTGGGGAAGCAAGCATGCCGTGATTGCCTGCCTGGGAATATGGGCAACTTTACTGATCGTCCTGCTGCCCTTCGAATACAGCGATCTAACGTTTGACGTCCGGGAGCTGAACATAACGACGTGTTTTGACGTACTCAAGAGAAACATGCTTCCCGACCAGAACGCGTGGGGATTGTTTCTCTTCACCCTCTTTGTCCTGCTCTTCCTGATTCCGTTCACCATCACCATCGTGTGCTACGTGCTGGTCATACTGAAACTCTCTCGGACATCTGACCACGCGACAGCGCACAAGAAGAAAAGGGCGGTGCTCTTGGCAGTTACTGTCCTCTTGGTCTTCATCACGTGCTTCGCGCCCAGCAACATTACTCTCTTAATTCACATTATACTGAGGTTTGCATATGACACCGGTTGCTACACGGCCTACAAATTGACCTTGTCGCTCAGCTGTGTGAACAGCTGCCTCAACCCATTCATCTTCTGTTTTGCTTCCACGGAGTTTCAGAAACGGGTGTACCGTTTATTTAATTGGAGGCAGCCGCATCAACAACAGGACAGATCTATGCTCCCATCCAGAAGGTTAAGCTCTGGTAAGAGTTAA